The genomic region GGACGGGGAACAGTTCGTCAGGCATGGCAGCATACATGAGCGGCGGCTCGGGTTTGCGCACCCGGTCGATCGCGACAGCGACGCTGGTGGCAGTCGGTGGCGTCGACACACAACCCGCCAACGCGAACGCGCTCGCCCCTATCAAAAAGCCTCGCCGGCCGATCCGGCCCCCATTATCTTCACGCCTCGATTTCACTGCAACGTCCTTGCTTACGGGAATGGATCACCCGTCGGGCGGCCTGAACCTTAAGCCTGCCTTAAGGGATGCGCCGTCGATGCCGCCCGGCAAGGCGGAAGGTGATTTCATGATCAGATCAGGCAGCGGGACGAGCGGACCGAACAGGCTGGGCACGGCCCTCGACATCAGCGGCTCAGCAGGTAGCTCAGGCAATAAACCGGGCAGATACGACCGTCGGCGTATTCTCCGGCTCTGTCTCCTTGGCATGGGCGCGGCATTCGCTGGAGCCAGTGGCCCAAGTGTCGCGGCCGAGAGGAACATGGCCATTACGGCCAGGACGATCGAGGAATATCAGGCGGCACTCGACGGCCTTTCAGGCCGATATCGCGCCGCGCTGATCGATATCGGCGCCGAATGGTGCGCATTCTGTCAAACCCTGGAGAATCGCATTCTGCCCGATCCCGACGTCAGACGACTGATGGAACATGTCGGCCTGGTCAAAGTGGACGTCACTGCGATGGATCAGGAGAACCGTGACTTGCTGCGCCATCTGCGCGCTGATGGGCCGCCGACCCTTTTCATGGTCAAGATCGCGTCGGGCGGCGAATATCGCGGCACACGATCCGTCGGCGCCTTTCGAAAAGACGATCTTATCCGACGGCTCCGCCCATTTTCTGAACCGTATGAGATCAATGCTCCTCCTTAAGTCTGCCTTAAGGTCGTCGCGGCTTCTCGGGCTCAGACCCGCAGCAATCCGAGGCTCTTCCATGCAATCTCCGCGCCCGACACGCTCGCTTGTAGCGAGCTCAACCAACCTGTCAGCCATGAACCGGCGTAGCGCACTTCTGTCTCTTGCCGCGCTGGCGACGGTGGGGTTGACCGCTGGCGCAAGCGCCGACGATCTCTCATCCGAAATGATCCTCAACGATCCGGCGGCGCCGACCG from Mesorhizobium shangrilense harbors:
- a CDS encoding thioredoxin family protein, with translation MSGGSGLRTRSIATATLVAVGGVDTQPANANALAPIKKPRRPIRPPLSSRLDFTATSLLTGMDHPSGGLNLKPALRDAPSMPPGKAEGDFMIRSGSGTSGPNRLGTALDISGSAGSSGNKPGRYDRRRILRLCLLGMGAAFAGASGPSVAAERNMAITARTIEEYQAALDGLSGRYRAALIDIGAEWCAFCQTLENRILPDPDVRRLMEHVGLVKVDVTAMDQENRDLLRHLRADGPPTLFMVKIASGGEYRGTRSVGAFRKDDLIRRLRPFSEPYEINAPP